From the genome of Thermococcus chitonophagus, one region includes:
- the cas4 gene encoding CRISPR-associated protein Cas4 has protein sequence MRVTGLMIQYYFTCKRELWFFSRGVNFDFENDDMIIGKIIHEEAREGDWKEILLEDIKIDAIKRKGGLRVIEIKKSSKLEEPAKWQLKYYLYYLKKAGIEAVGIISYPKEGRQEEIKLTREDIRVLEDAIKEIEEIIASDKPPKAVKKPYCKKCSYKDFCWV, from the coding sequence ATGAGGGTAACTGGGCTTATGATACAGTACTACTTCACGTGCAAGAGGGAGCTCTGGTTCTTTTCGAGGGGCGTAAACTTCGACTTCGAGAACGACGACATGATAATAGGAAAGATAATTCACGAGGAAGCTAGGGAGGGGGACTGGAAGGAGATACTGCTTGAAGACATAAAGATCGACGCCATAAAGAGGAAAGGAGGACTCAGGGTCATAGAGATAAAGAAGAGCTCGAAGCTTGAAGAGCCCGCGAAGTGGCAACTAAAATACTACCTCTACTATCTCAAAAAGGCCGGAATTGAGGCTGTAGGCATTATCTCGTATCCAAAGGAGGGGAGGCAGGAGGAAATAAAGCTAACGAGGGAAGATATTAGGGTTCTTGAGGACGCCATAAAGGAGATAGAAGAGATAATTGCATCGGACAAACCACCAAAGGCAGTTAAAAAGCCTTATTGCAAAAAATGTTCCTACAAAGATTTTTGTTGGGTGTGA
- the cas2 gene encoding CRISPR-associated endonuclease Cas2, protein MYVIVVYDVSVERVNRVHKLLKTYLFWRQNSVFEGELSKAQLYELKRRLSRIVKDEDSVLIYELPYKNFNLHVIGTDKSPVETIL, encoded by the coding sequence ATGTACGTTATAGTTGTCTACGATGTCTCCGTTGAGAGGGTTAACAGGGTCCACAAGCTCCTAAAGACTTACCTCTTCTGGAGGCAAAACAGCGTATTCGAGGGGGAGTTGAGTAAGGCACAGCTGTACGAGCTCAAGAGAAGGTTAAGCAGGATAGTAAAGGATGAGGATTCGGTCTTAATTTACGAGCTTCCCTACAAGAACTTTAACCTCCACGTTATTGGAACTGATAAAAGCCCCGTGGAGACGATACTATGA
- a CDS encoding CRISPR-associated helicase/endonuclease Cas3, translated as MDELIGILRKKLAKPDKTLYDHSERAKRIAEKLLDRINCGELKDCILQHVFLHDIGKIDDRFQEKLKRGGRAPPHAYLGIELASRFIDCESPYKEIALLSILTHHSDFHVNLYQDEIERDEKLIVNGKVISKPAETVLWLRDEVFPDFFEFGTNEYSPEELRNLYSLFNGVLRLADWLESASLSPEMYHTNKEFVHERVLEYLRRRGFKPRGYQLLVIGKGPGYFLLPTGDGKTETSLLATPESVKVVYTLPTITTVEGIRRRLEEMFGKEKVSFGHSMLFYSLYREGRLDERLINRYAMKKIHVSTIDQVLLAFLNYFRFPLREFSLRRAHLIIDEIHSYSPFTMSLILEGIEFAMKFLGTRVTLMSATMPSLLQEKLKEIGLKELIPFEEVRERYASRKRVTVKFHDYGIMDAIDEIVNAKGKVLVVVNTVTKARELYEALREHRDDVYLFHSRFTVRDKQEKMRLVEEIRSGILVATQVVEVSLDIDYDVMFTEVSPVDSLIQRFGRVNRRGLRNGIVHLYTPERYLPYTKRAISISLTLIGELESAKSELDFLAVNDRYYEELWDEYERAFKEEWLHKHGLRTIHRFKAGEKWLSTRDTFISLPAVPRNFWDKVVEFAENWGKMSDEEKLEATVYVIENTVNVPIWILEKAKIIDEKVYSIFGVFGIDIEYSSELGLIEGREIIF; from the coding sequence ATGGATGAGTTAATAGGGATACTGAGGAAGAAGCTTGCAAAGCCAGATAAAACCCTCTATGATCACTCTGAAAGGGCTAAGAGAATTGCCGAAAAACTCCTCGATAGGATAAATTGTGGGGAACTCAAAGATTGCATACTCCAGCACGTCTTCTTGCACGACATAGGGAAGATAGATGACAGATTCCAGGAGAAGTTAAAGAGAGGTGGAAGGGCCCCTCCTCACGCTTATTTGGGAATCGAGCTCGCTTCAAGGTTCATCGACTGCGAGAGCCCATATAAGGAGATAGCCCTCCTCTCGATATTAACCCACCACAGCGACTTCCACGTCAACCTCTACCAGGATGAGATAGAGAGAGATGAGAAGCTGATAGTTAACGGCAAGGTAATCTCAAAGCCGGCAGAAACTGTACTCTGGCTAAGGGATGAAGTCTTTCCAGATTTTTTCGAGTTTGGAACTAATGAGTACTCTCCAGAGGAGCTCAGGAACCTCTACTCTCTATTTAACGGGGTTTTAAGGTTAGCAGATTGGCTCGAAAGTGCATCGCTAAGCCCGGAGATGTACCACACGAATAAGGAATTCGTACATGAGAGGGTTCTGGAATACCTCAGGAGGAGGGGCTTCAAACCTAGGGGTTATCAACTCCTAGTCATCGGAAAAGGCCCCGGCTATTTCCTCCTCCCAACGGGAGACGGAAAGACTGAAACTAGCCTATTAGCGACCCCAGAGTCAGTGAAAGTAGTCTACACCCTCCCGACAATAACCACCGTGGAGGGAATCAGGAGAAGGCTTGAGGAGATGTTCGGAAAGGAGAAGGTATCTTTTGGACATAGTATGCTCTTCTACTCCCTCTACAGAGAGGGAAGGCTCGATGAGAGGCTAATAAACAGGTACGCCATGAAGAAGATCCACGTCTCAACCATTGACCAAGTGCTTTTGGCTTTCCTCAACTACTTCAGATTTCCACTGAGGGAATTCTCCCTGAGGAGGGCCCACCTGATAATTGATGAGATACATTCCTACTCACCGTTCACGATGAGCCTGATCCTTGAAGGTATTGAGTTTGCAATGAAGTTCCTGGGGACTAGGGTAACCTTAATGTCGGCAACGATGCCCTCGCTCCTCCAAGAAAAGCTCAAGGAAATCGGATTAAAAGAGTTAATCCCCTTTGAAGAGGTCAGGGAGAGGTACGCAAGTAGGAAGAGGGTTACCGTGAAGTTTCACGACTACGGAATAATGGATGCAATAGATGAAATCGTTAATGCAAAGGGAAAAGTCCTAGTGGTAGTTAATACCGTTACTAAGGCCCGAGAATTGTACGAGGCCCTGAGGGAGCACAGGGATGACGTTTACCTCTTCCACTCGAGGTTCACGGTCAGGGACAAGCAGGAGAAGATGAGGCTTGTTGAGGAGATAAGGTCCGGAATTCTAGTTGCAACTCAGGTGGTGGAGGTTTCGCTGGACATAGACTACGACGTAATGTTCACCGAGGTTTCGCCCGTAGATTCCCTGATACAGAGGTTTGGGAGGGTGAACAGGAGAGGGTTAAGGAATGGCATTGTACACCTCTACACGCCCGAGAGGTATTTACCCTACACCAAGAGGGCAATTTCCATCTCCCTGACATTAATTGGTGAGTTAGAGAGCGCAAAAAGTGAACTAGACTTCCTAGCAGTTAATGACCGCTATTACGAGGAGCTCTGGGACGAGTATGAGAGGGCATTTAAAGAGGAGTGGCTCCACAAACACGGGCTGAGAACGATCCACAGGTTTAAAGCTGGAGAGAAGTGGCTATCGACGAGGGACACCTTTATATCCCTACCAGCGGTTCCCAGGAACTTCTGGGATAAAGTTGTAGAGTTCGCGGAAAACTGGGGTAAGATGAGTGACGAGGAAAAGCTAGAGGCCACAGTTTACGTTATAGAGAACACCGTGAACGTCCCCATATGGATACTCGAAAAGGCAAAGATAATCGACGAGAAAGTCTATTCAATCTTCGGTGTTTTCGGGATAGACATTGAGTACTCCTCCGAGTTAGGCTTAATTGAGGGCAGGGAGATAATATTCTAG